Sequence from the Sphingomonas sp. OV641 genome:
CAAAAACCGGTGAGGCCGTCGAACGACTCGGCGTCGCCACAAGCGTGCTTAAGAAGATGAACGGACGATGGAAGATCGTGTCCATGCACAACAGCGCTCGGAAACTGAAGGGCACCTAACGGATTGCCGGCAGAGACTGTCGCGTGAACGTTTTTGGCACGTGCGTGCGGTCCGGGTCGTCCGCCCGTGCATGGACGGCGATCATGCCGGAAGCTGGGGGCGGATCATCCCCCAGCCATAGCACCAGGTCGGCGGCTGCCATGCTCTCGCGCGCACGCTCCACCC
This genomic interval carries:
- a CDS encoding GTPase — encoded protein: MLRIAGTTRDRIEAPVERGGLAWVFTDTAGRTDTSDPIEAIGVERARESMAAADLVLWLGDDPPPASGMIAVHARADDPDRTHVPKTFTRQSLPAIR